From one Bacteroides fragilis NCTC 9343 genomic stretch:
- a CDS encoding TonB-dependent receptor — protein MQNYFSIQLLRVVKSSLWLTSKKIPRTMRLFILFLICSMSFVHATDSFAQKVEISIDAQNQTVEKVLKEIEKQSGFGFFFNNKHVNLKRVVSVSVDKSNIFKVLDKIFEGTDVKYSVLDKKIILSTEMTSKQQQAVKISGKVVDVNGEPVIGASIVEKGTTNGTVTNLQGDFSLSVSSDKAVIEISYIGYQPQELKVIAGKPLNVTMKEDAQALEEVVVVGYGSQKKVNVIGSIAAVDSKKLESRTAPSVSNMLTGQLSGVTITQSSGNPGQDQGTIRVRGVGSFGATPDPLVLVDGLPGSLNDLNPADIESISILKDASSAAIYGSRAANGVVLVKTKGGQKGKVTVSYNGYVGFNQATELPEMCDSWEYAELYNKAMGKEVYSAEEIQKYKDGSDPYNYPNEHYLDKLLGNKGLQTGHELTVNGGNDKTQYMVSFGYVKQNGLMEHNHYDRYNGRVNLTTELAKNLTLTTRLGGVVSKRSEPSTPGGMDSAGFKAFSSNALRFPGLWATKLEDGSYGLGPKVLGTPLAWLDSGSFYDENFDKFRSNVELAFTPVKGLTLKAIGGYNYTGQQIRHYRSAMEITGGKKLGPSSLSDTMYKTVYKTFQALADYNVKFSKNDLSVLVGYTWEDESQRTVGGSRLNFPSDEVPYLNAGGADGQTNSGGGYDWAIMSVFGRLTYNYDQRYLFETTMRYDGSSRFPTDNKFGFFPSVAVGWRLSEEQFFKEAESLSFIDNLKLKASYGILGNNNIGNYPYQSTYALGKAMNYVFGGVYTQGAAVTTYVDPTLKWEKTRTTDVGIETAFWNNKLTFNAAYFYRKTTDILYKPSASYSSIFGLGLSQVNTGSLENKGWEFEIGHQNKIGEFSYHVNGNFSIIKNKVISLGVGDVEQKSGMIGNGSDLFLGYPMNMFYGYKTDGVFLTDDEVKEWHDQSKIAPNSKAGDLRYVDISGDGKVDESDKTYLGSKIPQYTFGLGLGAEYKGFDFNILLQGVAKVKGQLTNYAGYAFFQEGNIQKWQAEETWTNNQSNRYPKYPRLEVMSNAGSNNTLGSDFWILDASYLKVRNIQLGYTLPKRITQKFGSSNLRFYISLDNPFSISGYRKGWDPEINTDGSYYPILSTYTFGLTLKF, from the coding sequence ATGCAAAATTATTTTAGCATCCAATTGTTACGGGTGGTAAAGTCTTCGCTTTGGCTGACCTCGAAAAAAATTCCAAGAACTATGCGACTATTCATCCTATTCCTAATTTGCTCTATGAGTTTTGTGCATGCGACAGACAGCTTCGCACAAAAGGTGGAAATCAGTATTGATGCACAGAATCAAACTGTAGAGAAAGTTCTGAAAGAAATAGAAAAGCAATCGGGCTTTGGCTTTTTCTTTAATAACAAACATGTCAATCTGAAAAGAGTTGTTTCTGTTTCGGTTGATAAAAGTAATATATTTAAAGTACTGGATAAAATCTTTGAAGGGACTGACGTGAAATACTCCGTTTTGGACAAAAAGATTATTTTGTCTACTGAAATGACATCGAAGCAACAACAAGCGGTGAAAATCTCGGGAAAAGTAGTCGATGTCAACGGAGAACCGGTGATTGGTGCCAGTATCGTTGAGAAAGGGACCACCAATGGTACGGTTACCAATTTGCAGGGTGATTTCTCTCTATCGGTCAGTTCAGATAAGGCAGTGATCGAGATTTCCTACATCGGATACCAGCCTCAGGAACTGAAGGTCATTGCAGGAAAACCATTGAATGTGACAATGAAAGAAGATGCCCAGGCTTTGGAAGAAGTTGTTGTGGTAGGTTACGGTTCACAGAAGAAGGTGAACGTGATTGGTTCAATTGCTGCTGTGGATAGCAAAAAACTTGAATCCAGAACTGCACCCAGTGTTTCGAATATGCTGACCGGACAACTCTCCGGAGTGACGATCACACAGTCGAGCGGTAATCCGGGACAAGACCAGGGTACGATTCGGGTACGTGGTGTAGGCTCTTTCGGAGCGACTCCCGATCCTTTGGTACTGGTCGATGGACTTCCCGGCAGTCTGAATGATTTGAACCCGGCAGATATTGAAAGTATCTCTATATTGAAAGATGCCTCGTCGGCCGCCATTTATGGTTCGCGTGCTGCGAATGGGGTTGTACTGGTAAAAACAAAAGGTGGCCAGAAAGGTAAAGTTACCGTAAGTTATAACGGATATGTAGGCTTCAATCAAGCTACCGAACTACCGGAAATGTGCGATTCCTGGGAATATGCGGAATTATATAATAAGGCTATGGGTAAGGAAGTCTATTCGGCGGAGGAGATTCAGAAGTATAAGGATGGATCAGATCCGTATAATTATCCTAATGAACATTATCTGGATAAACTTCTGGGCAACAAAGGACTGCAAACCGGTCATGAACTGACCGTGAACGGAGGAAATGATAAGACACAGTATATGGTTTCTTTCGGCTATGTAAAACAGAATGGTCTGATGGAACACAATCACTACGACCGTTACAACGGCAGAGTGAATCTGACTACAGAGTTGGCTAAAAACCTGACACTGACTACCCGTTTGGGTGGAGTCGTTTCTAAACGGAGCGAACCTTCTACTCCGGGTGGAATGGACTCTGCCGGATTTAAAGCTTTCTCAAGTAATGCACTTCGTTTTCCCGGATTATGGGCAACTAAATTGGAAGACGGATCTTACGGCTTAGGACCGAAGGTACTCGGAACACCATTGGCATGGCTGGACAGCGGCTCTTTTTATGATGAAAACTTCGATAAGTTCCGTTCTAATGTCGAGTTGGCATTCACACCTGTGAAAGGCTTAACGCTGAAAGCTATCGGAGGATATAACTATACCGGTCAGCAGATTCGTCACTATCGTTCGGCAATGGAGATTACGGGCGGCAAGAAACTGGGACCTTCTTCTCTATCGGATACCATGTACAAAACGGTCTATAAGACATTCCAGGCATTGGCCGATTATAACGTGAAGTTCAGCAAAAATGATTTGTCTGTGTTGGTCGGTTATACTTGGGAAGACGAATCACAGAGAACTGTAGGGGGAAGCCGCTTGAACTTTCCTTCGGATGAAGTTCCTTATCTGAATGCAGGAGGAGCCGATGGCCAGACTAACTCCGGCGGAGGTTACGATTGGGCTATTATGTCTGTCTTCGGACGTTTGACCTATAACTATGACCAACGCTACCTGTTTGAAACCACTATGCGTTATGATGGTTCTTCCCGTTTCCCGACAGATAATAAATTCGGTTTCTTCCCATCTGTTGCTGTAGGATGGCGTCTGTCGGAAGAACAGTTCTTCAAAGAAGCAGAGTCACTGAGTTTTATTGATAACTTGAAACTGAAAGCATCATACGGTATCCTGGGTAACAATAATATCGGTAACTATCCTTATCAGTCCACTTACGCACTTGGAAAGGCGATGAACTATGTATTCGGAGGTGTGTATACACAAGGAGCCGCAGTGACCACTTATGTCGATCCTACACTGAAATGGGAAAAGACCCGTACCACCGATGTCGGTATTGAAACAGCTTTCTGGAACAATAAATTGACATTCAACGCTGCTTACTTCTATCGTAAAACGACAGATATTCTCTATAAACCGAGTGCAAGTTACTCTTCTATCTTTGGTCTGGGACTTTCGCAGGTCAATACAGGAAGCCTTGAGAACAAAGGATGGGAGTTTGAGATCGGTCATCAGAACAAGATTGGTGAGTTTAGTTATCATGTGAATGGAAACTTCTCGATAATTAAAAACAAGGTGATCAGCCTGGGTGTAGGAGATGTGGAACAGAAAAGCGGAATGATAGGTAACGGTAGCGACCTGTTCCTGGGTTATCCGATGAATATGTTTTATGGCTATAAGACGGATGGCGTATTTCTGACCGATGACGAAGTAAAAGAATGGCACGATCAGAGCAAGATTGCTCCTAACTCCAAAGCCGGTGATTTACGCTATGTGGACATCTCCGGTGACGGAAAGGTGGACGAATCCGATAAAACTTATTTAGGATCAAAGATACCTCAGTATACGTTTGGCTTAGGACTGGGTGCGGAGTATAAGGGATTTGATTTCAATATATTGCTTCAGGGAGTGGCCAAGGTAAAAGGCCAGTTGACCAATTATGCCGGTTATGCTTTCTTCCAGGAAGGCAATATTCAGAAATGGCAGGCAGAAGAAACCTGGACGAATAATCAGTCGAACCGATATCCTAAATATCCTCGTCTCGAAGTGATGTCGAATGCAGGTAGCAACAATACGCTGGGCTCTGACTTCTGGATTTTGGATGCCTCTTATCTCAAAGTGAGAAATATCCAGTTAGGATATACATTGCCCAAACGTATAACTCAGAAGTTCGGTTCTTCCAACCTTCGTTTTTATATATCACTTGATAATCCATTCTCCATCAGCGGATATCGTAAAGGCTGGGATCCGGAAATTAATACAGACGGTAGTTATTATCCTATTCTGTCAACTTATACATTTGGTTTAACCTTAAAATTTTGA
- a CDS encoding RagB/SusD family nutrient uptake outer membrane protein → MKSLKYIVALALAAGLFQACDLERYPLTDLSEETFWNSESNAELALTSLYRGSLTDGVEYNPSDWWSYHGMIMMEHLSDNAFDRRGENNPFFKISSGNLTADNAFIKRYWETSYKRIGYCNRFLVGIQNSSESEKKTRMIAEARFLRATQYFYLASYFKNVPLVENVLTGEEANNVTKTSQADILKWCVTEFTAAAADLPRFSAIPAGEAGRACKQAALAFLGRTCMLQKDWKSGAKAFHDIMELGDNAINANYQELFYPSTGTSNKENIFYIQYLENYLGTGLPQHALSAKDGGWSLVNPAADLYESYEFKDGTPFSYDDPRYDPSNLGKDRDPRLDYTIYYNGAIFMGTEYKMSPDYSAAKKEKLDYTSEASRTGFMMRKYFEESTPINDVQSANGLTPVIRYAEVLLGYLECLVEDNQTITQGILDETINAVRGRASVNMPPVTEVTPAKLREIVRHERRIELAMEGIRYWDIMRWGIAHEVLSQKIWGAPYPGSTQYATTTKEVDPTGNYRWYVGKRAFRNPTDYTWPIPQSEQNINPNLRD, encoded by the coding sequence ATGAAGAGTTTAAAATATATAGTAGCATTGGCATTGGCGGCAGGACTGTTTCAAGCTTGTGATTTAGAGCGCTATCCACTGACAGACTTGTCCGAAGAGACTTTTTGGAATAGCGAATCGAATGCGGAATTGGCATTGACTTCTCTGTATAGAGGAAGCCTGACAGACGGCGTAGAGTATAACCCTTCGGATTGGTGGTCCTATCACGGAATGATTATGATGGAGCATCTTTCGGATAACGCTTTTGACCGTCGGGGAGAGAACAATCCTTTCTTTAAGATTTCGAGTGGAAACCTGACTGCGGACAATGCTTTTATTAAAAGGTATTGGGAGACGTCTTATAAGCGGATCGGTTATTGTAACCGTTTCTTGGTCGGTATCCAGAATAGCTCGGAATCGGAAAAGAAAACACGGATGATTGCGGAAGCCCGTTTCCTGCGTGCGACACAGTATTTTTACCTTGCCAGCTATTTCAAAAATGTTCCTTTGGTAGAGAATGTGCTGACGGGTGAAGAAGCCAACAATGTGACAAAGACCTCACAGGCCGATATCCTGAAATGGTGTGTAACCGAATTTACAGCAGCTGCGGCCGATTTACCTCGTTTCTCTGCCATTCCGGCGGGAGAAGCCGGACGTGCTTGTAAGCAGGCCGCTCTTGCTTTTCTCGGACGTACCTGCATGTTGCAGAAAGACTGGAAAAGTGGAGCAAAGGCTTTCCACGATATTATGGAATTGGGAGATAATGCGATAAACGCCAACTATCAGGAGCTGTTTTATCCTTCTACCGGAACTTCGAACAAGGAGAATATTTTCTACATCCAGTATTTGGAAAACTATCTGGGTACCGGTCTGCCGCAGCATGCACTTTCTGCTAAAGACGGGGGATGGAGCCTGGTCAATCCGGCTGCTGATTTATACGAATCGTATGAATTTAAGGATGGAACTCCTTTCAGCTATGATGATCCGAGATATGACCCGTCTAATTTAGGAAAGGATCGCGATCCGCGTCTGGATTATACAATTTACTATAACGGTGCCATCTTTATGGGTACAGAGTATAAGATGAGTCCTGACTACAGTGCAGCCAAGAAGGAGAAGCTCGATTATACGAGCGAGGCTTCCAGAACTGGCTTTATGATGAGGAAATATTTTGAAGAATCGACACCTATAAACGATGTACAGAGCGCAAACGGACTGACTCCGGTTATTCGTTATGCCGAAGTGTTGTTGGGCTATCTGGAATGCCTGGTTGAAGATAATCAAACGATCACTCAAGGAATATTGGACGAGACTATCAATGCAGTGAGAGGACGTGCAAGTGTGAACATGCCTCCGGTAACCGAGGTAACTCCTGCGAAGCTTCGTGAAATCGTGCGTCACGAACGCCGCATCGAGTTGGCTATGGAAGGTATCCGTTACTGGGATATCATGAGATGGGGAATTGCACACGAAGTATTGTCCCAGAAAATTTGGGGTGCGCCTTACCCGGGTTCGACTCAGTATGCGACTACGACCAAAGAGGTTGACCCGACAGGAAACTACCGCTGGTATGTGGGCAAACGTGCTTTCCGTAATCCGACGGATTATACATGGCCGATCCCTCAGTCCGAGCAAAATATTAACCCGAATTTACGTGACTAA
- a CDS encoding sulfatase family protein, with translation MRQYVLLACLSPVACLMAATGQKGGKAKQKINDRQLPNVVFIYADDLGYGDLECYGAKNVQTPNVNRLAAEGIRFNNAHATAATSTPSRYSMLTGEYAWRRPGTDIAAGNAGMIIRPERYTMADMFKNAGYATAAIGKWHLGLGDKDGEQDWNAPLPTALGDIGFDYSYIMAATADRVPCVFIENGKVANYDPSAPIEVSYRKPIEGEPLGKDHPELLFNLKSSHGHDMAIVNGIGRIGYMKGGGKALWKDENIADSITSHAIGFIREHKDEPFFMYFATNDVHVPRFPHDRFRGKNPMGLRGDAIVQFDWSVGQIMETLDKLGLSENTLIILSSDNGPVVDDGYQDRAEELLNGHSPAGPLRGNKYSAFEGGTRIPAIVRWPKGAASSQVSNALVSQIDWFASLASLVGAGLPKGAAPDSFNYLDTWLGKNQSDRSWVIEQASNHTLSVRTKDWKYIEPNDGPAMITWGPKIETGNLSTPQLYHVVDDVAEQKNVASLHPDLVFELQNILRHVRMKNLKP, from the coding sequence ATGAGACAATATGTATTATTGGCTTGTCTCTCTCCGGTAGCATGCCTGATGGCTGCTACCGGTCAGAAGGGAGGAAAAGCCAAGCAAAAAATCAATGATCGGCAACTTCCTAATGTCGTGTTTATCTATGCCGACGACCTCGGTTATGGCGACTTGGAGTGTTATGGTGCAAAGAATGTGCAGACTCCGAATGTAAACCGTTTGGCAGCTGAAGGTATTCGCTTTAACAATGCGCATGCTACGGCTGCTACCAGTACTCCTTCGCGTTACTCTATGCTTACCGGAGAATATGCCTGGCGTCGTCCGGGCACTGATATTGCAGCAGGCAATGCAGGGATGATTATCCGTCCCGAACGCTATACGATGGCTGATATGTTTAAGAATGCCGGTTACGCTACGGCGGCCATCGGCAAATGGCATTTGGGGTTGGGCGATAAGGATGGAGAACAGGATTGGAATGCTCCTCTGCCGACTGCTTTAGGAGATATAGGTTTTGATTATTCTTATATAATGGCTGCAACAGCCGATCGTGTTCCGTGTGTCTTTATAGAAAATGGTAAAGTGGCCAATTATGACCCTTCTGCTCCGATTGAAGTCAGCTATCGTAAGCCGATCGAGGGGGAACCGTTGGGAAAAGATCACCCGGAATTGCTGTTCAATCTGAAATCGAGCCATGGACACGACATGGCCATCGTCAATGGTATCGGCCGTATCGGATATATGAAAGGGGGCGGCAAGGCTTTGTGGAAAGATGAAAATATTGCCGATTCAATCACTTCACATGCCATCGGCTTTATCCGTGAGCATAAAGACGAACCTTTCTTTATGTATTTTGCTACAAACGATGTACATGTTCCCCGTTTCCCGCACGACCGTTTTCGTGGAAAGAACCCGATGGGATTGCGTGGAGATGCCATCGTGCAGTTCGACTGGAGTGTAGGCCAGATCATGGAAACCCTTGATAAACTGGGACTGTCAGAAAATACGCTAATTATTCTGTCCAGTGACAATGGTCCGGTTGTCGATGACGGCTATCAGGATCGTGCGGAAGAATTGCTGAACGGTCATAGTCCCGCAGGACCGTTGCGTGGTAATAAGTACAGTGCTTTTGAAGGGGGAACTCGTATTCCTGCCATTGTAAGATGGCCGAAGGGAGCTGCTTCATCACAGGTTTCCAACGCTTTGGTCTCGCAGATCGACTGGTTTGCCTCTTTGGCTTCATTGGTAGGAGCCGGGCTGCCGAAGGGAGCGGCACCCGATAGCTTTAACTACCTCGATACTTGGTTGGGCAAAAACCAGTCCGACCGTTCCTGGGTGATAGAGCAGGCTTCCAATCATACATTATCAGTCCGCACCAAGGACTGGAAGTACATTGAGCCCAATGACGGACCGGCCATGATTACCTGGGGACCGAAGATAGAAACCGGAAATCTGAGTACACCGCAGTTATATCACGTGGTAGACGATGTGGCAGAACAGAAGAATGTAGCTTCTCTCCATCCGGATCTGGTTTTTGAACTCCAGAATATATTGAGACATGTCCGGATGAAAAACCTGAAGCCCTAA
- a CDS encoding sulfatase-like hydrolase/transferase: MTNERMKLLNCTLGLVAGVSLPVSALAVPQPAQEQTEKQPNIILIVADDLGYGDLSCYGAHRIQTPGMDRIANEGIRFTQGFCTAATSTPSRYSVMTGKYPWSNVDAKILPGNAALIIDTQKITLPKLMKQAGYTTGSVGKWHIGLGDGHVDWNKEVHPGAAEIGYDYSFIQAATNDRVPCVFLENGRVVGLDPNDPLYVDYRKNFPGEPTGKENPELLRMHPSVGHAGSIVNGVPRIGFQKGGKAAQWKDEEMAGLFLDKARQFVDDNKDKPFFLYYGLHQPHVPRVPNERFVGKSGMGPRGDVILEADWCVDQFLKELDKLGLAENTIVILTSDNGPVLDDGYQDDAVELVGDHKIAGPLRGGKTSMFDGGTRIPFMLRWPAKVKPQVSDVFVCQMDLLASFASLLGQTYPDKVDSENTLDAFLGKSKKGRKELVIEGMFNYAYRQGDWALIPPYYNPYSKEDGDFIGLGYGYKLYNLKSDIGQQKNLAEKYPKKLGELINRFEYLKAHSDKVTRF; this comes from the coding sequence ATGACAAACGAACGAATGAAATTGCTGAACTGCACATTGGGATTAGTGGCAGGGGTGTCTTTGCCGGTAAGTGCCTTGGCCGTACCTCAGCCTGCCCAGGAACAAACAGAGAAACAACCCAACATCATCCTGATTGTCGCCGATGACTTGGGATACGGAGATTTAAGTTGTTATGGCGCACACCGGATTCAAACTCCGGGTATGGATCGTATAGCCAACGAAGGTATTCGGTTTACGCAGGGATTTTGTACTGCGGCCACATCTACCCCCAGCCGTTATTCGGTGATGACCGGGAAATATCCCTGGAGCAATGTGGACGCTAAAATCTTACCGGGTAACGCCGCATTGATTATCGATACTCAAAAAATAACGTTGCCTAAACTTATGAAGCAGGCGGGATATACTACCGGTTCTGTCGGTAAATGGCACATCGGCTTAGGAGATGGGCATGTGGACTGGAATAAGGAGGTGCATCCCGGAGCCGCTGAGATCGGTTACGACTATTCGTTTATTCAGGCAGCAACCAATGATCGCGTTCCTTGCGTCTTTCTGGAAAATGGAAGAGTTGTCGGATTGGATCCGAATGACCCTCTTTATGTGGATTACCGGAAAAACTTCCCCGGTGAACCTACCGGTAAAGAGAACCCCGAATTGTTGCGCATGCATCCCAGTGTGGGACATGCAGGCTCTATTGTGAATGGAGTTCCCCGCATTGGTTTCCAGAAAGGTGGGAAGGCTGCACAATGGAAAGATGAAGAAATGGCAGGATTATTCCTGGACAAGGCCAGGCAGTTTGTAGATGACAATAAAGACAAGCCTTTCTTCCTTTATTACGGACTTCACCAACCGCATGTACCTCGTGTTCCCAATGAACGTTTTGTAGGAAAGTCAGGCATGGGACCCCGTGGTGATGTGATTCTGGAGGCAGACTGGTGTGTTGATCAGTTCCTGAAAGAGTTGGATAAGTTGGGATTGGCGGAGAATACCATTGTGATTCTGACGAGTGACAATGGTCCGGTGCTCGATGATGGTTATCAAGATGATGCGGTAGAGTTGGTGGGTGATCACAAAATAGCCGGTCCGTTGAGAGGGGGTAAAACAAGTATGTTCGACGGTGGTACCCGTATACCGTTCATGCTTCGTTGGCCTGCAAAGGTGAAGCCTCAGGTGTCAGATGTATTTGTCTGTCAGATGGACCTATTGGCCTCGTTTGCTTCTCTTTTGGGACAGACTTATCCGGACAAGGTAGATAGCGAAAACACACTCGATGCTTTTCTGGGCAAGAGTAAAAAAGGGCGTAAAGAGTTGGTTATTGAGGGAATGTTCAATTATGCCTATCGTCAGGGAGATTGGGCGCTGATTCCTCCATATTACAATCCTTATAGCAAGGAAGACGGTGACTTCATCGGTTTGGGTTACGGTTATAAGTTGTATAATTTGAAGTCAGACATCGGTCAACAAAAGAATCTGGCCGAGAAGTATCCTAAAAAGTTGGGTGAACTGATCAATCGTTTTGAGTATCTGAAAGCTCACTCCGACAAAGTGACGAGATTTTGA
- a CDS encoding DUF6340 family protein, producing the protein MTKYPYILFVLLLASFSSCQTVEQLSIDYMLPAEISFPNELKRVAVVNNVSDTPDNTLPPKDNTIKNKNELSRAVAYHEGQPALTTEVLAKAIAEQNYFNEVVICDSALRARDFTPRESTLSQEEVQTLAQFLDVDCIISLENLQMKSTRVLSYIPEWNTYYGTLDTKVYPTLKIYLPGRKSPMVTINTHDSIFWEEYGNTEGFVRSRLPDERQMIREASEFAGSVPVNRILPYWKTANRYYFINGSVAMRDAAVYVKENEWEKASKLWEQAFKAAKNDKKKMRAAFNLALYYEMKDSVEEAHKWAVTAQELARKIDKIDTLKRNDIDLSEIPNYYLTSLYVNELKERSNGLGKLKGQMSRFNEDF; encoded by the coding sequence ATGACAAAATATCCGTATATACTGTTCGTATTGCTCCTCGCGTCTTTCAGTTCCTGCCAGACTGTTGAGCAACTTTCCATCGATTATATGCTCCCCGCAGAGATCAGTTTTCCTAACGAACTGAAACGAGTGGCAGTCGTAAACAATGTGAGCGACACTCCGGATAACACCTTACCACCCAAGGATAATACAATAAAAAATAAAAATGAACTCAGCCGTGCAGTAGCCTATCACGAGGGACAACCCGCACTCACTACCGAAGTATTGGCCAAAGCTATTGCCGAACAGAACTATTTCAATGAAGTCGTAATCTGCGATTCGGCCCTGCGTGCACGTGATTTCACACCCCGTGAATCGACTCTCAGCCAAGAGGAAGTTCAGACCTTGGCACAGTTTCTGGACGTGGATTGCATCATCTCACTGGAAAACCTGCAGATGAAATCGACACGGGTTCTCAGTTACATCCCCGAATGGAACACTTATTACGGCACATTGGATACGAAGGTTTACCCAACGCTGAAAATCTATCTGCCGGGACGAAAAAGCCCGATGGTAACCATCAACACCCATGACAGCATTTTTTGGGAAGAATATGGAAATACCGAAGGGTTTGTCCGCTCACGCCTGCCGGATGAAAGACAAATGATACGCGAAGCTTCTGAATTTGCCGGTTCCGTGCCGGTAAACAGAATATTACCTTACTGGAAAACGGCCAATCGATATTATTTCATCAATGGCTCTGTAGCTATGCGCGATGCTGCCGTTTATGTGAAAGAAAACGAATGGGAAAAAGCATCCAAACTGTGGGAACAGGCTTTTAAAGCAGCCAAGAACGACAAAAAGAAAATGCGTGCAGCCTTCAACCTGGCTCTATATTACGAGATGAAAGACAGTGTGGAAGAAGCACACAAATGGGCTGTCACTGCACAGGAACTGGCCCGTAAAATAGACAAAATCGACACGTTGAAGAGAAACGATATAGACTTGAGCGAAATCCCCAACTACTACCTGACCAGCCTTTATGTGAATGAATTAAAGGAAAGGAGCAACGGATTGGGCAAATTAAAAGGCCAAATGAGTAGATTTAATGAGGATTTTTAA